One Engraulis encrasicolus isolate BLACKSEA-1 chromosome 5, IST_EnEncr_1.0, whole genome shotgun sequence DNA segment encodes these proteins:
- the LOC134449614 gene encoding trypsin-2-like: protein MRSLVFLVLLGAAFAEDDKIVGGYECQPYSQPHQVSLNSGYHFCGGSLISDSWVVSAAHCYKSRVEVRMGEHHIGMTEGNEQFISSERVIRHPQYDSYNIDNDIMLIKLSKPATLNQYVQTVALPSSCAPAGTMCLVSGWGNTMSNVSGDKLQCLQIPILSDRDCKNSYPGMITESMFCAGYLEGGKDSCQGDSGGPVVCNGELQGIVSWGYGCAERDHPGVYAKVCLFNDWIDSTMAQYS, encoded by the exons ATGAGGTCTCTGGTCTTCCTTGTACTCCTTGGAGCTGCTT TCGCAGAGGACGATAAGATCGTCGGAGGCTATGAGTGCCAGCCCTACTCTCAGCCCCATCAGGTCTCTCTGAACTCCGGCTACCACTTCTGCGGTGGTTCCCTGATCAGCGACTCCTGGGTTGTGTCTGCTGCTCACTGCTACAAGTC cCGTGTTGAGGTCCGTATGGGCGAACATCACATTGGAATGACCGAGGGTAATGAGCAGTTCATCTCCTCCGAGCGTGTCATCCGCCACCCCCAGTACGACTCCTACAACATCGACAATGACATCATGCTGATCAAGCTGAGCAAGCCCGCCACCCTGAACCAGTATGTGCAGACCGTGGCCCTGCCCTCCAGCTGTGCTCCCGCTGGCACCATGTGCCTTGTGTCTGGCTGGGGCAACACCATGAGCAATG TCAGTGGTGACAAGCTTCAGTGCCTGCAGATCCCCATCCTGTCTGACCGCGACTGTAAGAACTCCTACCCCGGCATGATCACCGAATCCATGTTCTGCGCTGGATACTTGGAGGGTGGCAAGGACTCTTGCCAG ggtgacTCTGGTGGCCCCGTGGTCTGCAACGGTGAGCTGCAGGGTATTGTGTCCTGGGGATACGGCTGTGCTGAGCGTGACCATCCTGGTGTCTACGCCAAG GTCTGCCTCTTCAATGACTGGATCGACAGTACCATGGCCCAGTACAGCTAA